One stretch of Dokdonia sp. Hel_I_53 DNA includes these proteins:
- a CDS encoding Fur family transcriptional regulator: MTEIEKTLENHQVRPTAMRILIYKYLAEKEIAVALTDIESAFAKAERTTLYRTLKTFEEKKIVHQIDDGTGISKYALCESGCNCEIDQDLHLHFHCHNCDETVCLTEHKIPHINLPDGYVAEDANLVLKGICEKCSGR; encoded by the coding sequence ATGACCGAAATAGAAAAAACATTAGAAAATCATCAAGTACGTCCTACAGCGATGCGCATTTTGATTTATAAATATTTGGCAGAAAAGGAAATTGCAGTAGCACTAACAGATATTGAGTCCGCTTTCGCGAAAGCGGAACGCACCACACTATATCGTACACTCAAAACCTTTGAAGAAAAGAAAATTGTTCATCAAATAGATGATGGTACTGGCATTTCAAAATATGCGCTATGCGAAAGTGGTTGCAACTGTGAGATTGACCAAGATTTACACTTGCATTTTCATTGCCATAATTGCGATGAGACCGTATGTCTGACAGAGCATAAAATACCACATATCAATTTGCCTGATGGGTACGTGGCCGAAGATGCCAACTTGGTACTTAAAGGAATATGCGAAAAATGTAGTGGACGATAA
- a CDS encoding cation diffusion facilitator family transporter — MKKTRKRNLKEARTLQIWNVIYDIIEVVVSLIAGFTSNSSALIGWGLDSTIEVISAGTLGWRLHGEIKGIDEKRVETRKMITLYVIAISFALICAFISYDSISKLISQETASWSTIGVVILVISLIVNPILIYYKRKYGNRLDSPALKADAKDTFICLYQTVVVLLGLLLVNWLGWWWADPIAALLIVPYAAKEGWEALSKAKKIKSNLK; from the coding sequence ATGAAAAAAACGAGGAAGAGAAATTTAAAAGAAGCCAGAACCCTACAGATATGGAACGTCATCTATGACATCATTGAAGTGGTCGTATCGCTTATCGCAGGATTTACATCAAACAGCTCTGCCTTAATTGGCTGGGGACTTGACAGCACCATCGAGGTAATAAGTGCTGGAACATTGGGCTGGCGGTTGCACGGCGAAATCAAAGGAATAGATGAGAAACGTGTAGAAACGCGAAAAATGATAACGCTTTATGTCATTGCAATCTCTTTTGCGCTCATCTGTGCCTTTATATCCTATGATTCCATATCTAAATTAATAAGTCAAGAAACCGCATCTTGGTCAACTATTGGGGTTGTGATATTAGTAATATCCTTAATCGTAAATCCCATTTTGATTTATTACAAAAGGAAATATGGTAACAGATTGGACAGTCCAGCTCTAAAAGCTGATGCAAAGGATACATTTATTTGCCTTTATCAAACGGTAGTAGTTTTATTAGGATTACTACTTGTGAATTGGTTAGGCTGGTGGTGGGCAGACCCAATTGCTGCGCTGCTGATTGTTCCATACGCAGCAAAAGAAGGATGGGAAGCTTTATCGAAGGCAAAAAAAATAAAAAGTAATCTGAAATAA
- a CDS encoding STAS/SEC14 domain-containing protein, whose translation MIQFIDTNKENLIAARLSGKLNEENLKTIHKQIHRIIDKGRKVDFYFEMEDFEGYTIKGFWEDIKTDVAHIKDYGKIAFVGNEKWQEWAAKATDFFTSSEVKYFDLKDKEQAKIWISK comes from the coding sequence ATGATACAGTTTATAGATACGAACAAAGAGAACTTGATTGCAGCAAGGCTCTCAGGCAAATTGAACGAAGAAAATTTAAAGACCATTCACAAACAAATACATCGAATCATCGACAAAGGTCGCAAAGTGGACTTTTATTTTGAAATGGAAGATTTTGAAGGCTATACTATAAAAGGATTTTGGGAAGACATCAAGACTGATGTAGCCCATATCAAGGATTACGGGAAAATAGCATTCGTTGGAAATGAAAAATGGCAGGAATGGGCAGCAAAGGCAACCGATTTCTTCACTAGCTCGGAAGTAAAATACTTCGATTTAAAAGATAAAGAACAAGCAAAAATTTGGATATCAAAATAG
- a CDS encoding acyloxyacyl hydrolase, with protein MRNFLFLVLIFIISTSLFSQQYTSPFELEVNYFYGNILRHNKDIASLIKGHPEGVVLGYNRKTYGLNEWERRYNYPDWGFSFAYQNLKNSELGNTYNFMGHFNFYFLNRKLMFRVAQGIGYNSNPFDIETNISNNAYGSSLFSSTVFMINYKQSITPAISLQGGLTFLHGSNGNSKAPNTGSNSVTFNLGLIYKNGEIPDYIPKGPRMKYKEPIHFNISLQSGLNESDYLGLGRESFLVVTTSIDKTLSKKSKIVFGVEAFFSKFLKNEIAFLAAAFPQFGVTEDQDWKRVGIFLGHELQFNKMALLANVGYYVYYPYDYQGKFYQRVGLKRYFGKQYFGSIAVKTHGAKAEAVEFGLGIRL; from the coding sequence ATGCGCAATTTCCTTTTTCTTGTTTTAATCTTTATCATTTCTACAAGTTTATTTAGTCAACAGTATACAAGTCCTTTTGAATTAGAAGTAAATTATTTTTATGGTAATATACTCCGACACAATAAAGATATTGCTTCATTAATAAAAGGCCATCCAGAAGGAGTTGTTTTAGGATATAATAGAAAAACATACGGCTTAAATGAATGGGAAAGACGCTATAATTATCCTGATTGGGGCTTTAGCTTTGCTTATCAAAATCTTAAGAATAGTGAATTAGGAAATACCTATAACTTCATGGGCCATTTTAATTTCTATTTTCTAAATAGAAAACTAATGTTCAGAGTTGCTCAAGGGATAGGCTATAATTCTAATCCTTTTGATATAGAGACAAATATTTCTAATAATGCATATGGTAGCAGCTTATTTAGTTCAACCGTATTTATGATAAATTATAAACAATCAATTACACCTGCTATCTCTTTGCAAGGAGGTCTTACATTCTTACACGGTTCTAACGGAAATTCAAAAGCACCAAATACAGGCTCAAATTCAGTTACTTTCAATCTAGGGCTGATTTACAAAAACGGAGAGATTCCAGATTACATTCCCAAAGGTCCCAGAATGAAATATAAAGAGCCTATACATTTTAATATTTCTTTACAAAGCGGTCTTAATGAAAGTGATTATTTAGGCTTAGGAAGGGAGTCTTTTCTAGTTGTCACAACATCCATAGACAAAACACTAAGCAAAAAAAGTAAAATAGTTTTTGGTGTTGAAGCTTTTTTCTCCAAATTTCTCAAAAATGAGATTGCCTTTCTTGCAGCTGCATTCCCACAGTTTGGTGTTACGGAGGATCAAGATTGGAAACGAGTCGGTATATTTTTAGGACACGAATTACAGTTTAATAAAATGGCATTACTTGCTAATGTAGGTTATTATGTATACTACCCGTACGATTATCAAGGGAAATTTTATCAGCGTGTAGGTTTAAAACGTTATTTTGGTAAACAATACTTTGGGTCTATAGCAGTTAAGACACATGGAGCAAAGGCAGAGGCTGTAGAATTTGGATTAGGTATTAGATTATGA
- a CDS encoding heavy metal translocating P-type ATPase yields MKKKKVNLRDIDPNEHKGEHSHGDGHNHSSPDEVSNLKTYLPAIFSFVMLIIGIAIDYFDALPFFKGWVRIVWYTVAYIPVGFPVIKEGWNSIKNGDFFTEFFLMSIATLGAFAIGEYPEGVAVMLFYAVGELFQQAAVNRAKGNIKALLDVRPNEALVYRNDDFISVNPETVEIGEKIQVRVGEKVPLDGILLSDKGSFNTAALTGESKPDTIQKGASVFAGSINLDGVIEVETTKEFKDSSIARILDMVQNATARKSKTELFIRKFARVYTPIVVFLAIGLTFLPYFVVDDYVFRDWLYRALIFLVISCPCALVISIPLGYFGGLGAASRNGILFKGASFLDAMTKVNTVVMDKTGTVTKGVFKIKEVVNDSAFAKADFMKYLMAMEEQSTHPIAKAIMEYKAEGADYDATEVTEIAGKGLKGTVNGKTVLVGNIALMTSNSIDVPSETDTIVESIVMVGIDGKFAGYVTIADELKEDAHQAIKQIREAGISKIIMLSGDKDSITQKVAKELGIDWAKGGLLPEDKLNEVEKLKAQPDTTVAFIGDGINDAPVLAASDVGMAMGGLGSDVAIETADVIIQNDQPSKIARSIKIGRSTRSIVWQNIVLAFGVKIIVLILGAGGLATMWEAVFADVGVALLAILNAVRLQKMKWN; encoded by the coding sequence ATGAAAAAGAAAAAAGTAAATTTACGCGACATAGACCCTAACGAACATAAGGGCGAGCATAGTCACGGTGATGGACACAATCACAGCAGTCCAGACGAAGTTTCTAATTTGAAAACTTATCTACCGGCGATTTTCAGTTTTGTAATGCTTATAATAGGTATTGCAATTGATTATTTTGACGCGCTACCATTTTTCAAAGGATGGGTGAGAATCGTATGGTATACAGTGGCGTATATCCCTGTTGGCTTCCCTGTAATAAAAGAAGGTTGGAACAGTATTAAGAATGGAGATTTCTTTACGGAGTTCTTTTTAATGTCCATTGCAACTTTGGGCGCATTTGCCATAGGAGAATACCCAGAAGGTGTAGCTGTAATGTTGTTTTATGCCGTGGGCGAATTATTTCAACAAGCAGCGGTTAACCGAGCAAAAGGAAATATCAAGGCTTTATTAGATGTGCGACCTAATGAGGCGTTAGTATATCGCAATGACGACTTCATTTCGGTTAATCCTGAGACTGTTGAGATAGGCGAAAAAATTCAAGTGCGCGTGGGAGAAAAAGTGCCTCTTGATGGTATTTTGCTTTCAGATAAAGGCTCTTTTAATACCGCAGCCCTTACTGGAGAAAGCAAACCAGACACTATTCAAAAAGGAGCATCTGTCTTTGCAGGAAGCATCAATCTCGATGGAGTTATTGAGGTAGAAACTACCAAGGAATTTAAAGATAGTTCTATCGCACGTATTCTAGATATGGTGCAGAATGCCACCGCTCGTAAATCTAAAACCGAGTTGTTTATTAGAAAATTTGCTCGTGTTTACACGCCTATTGTAGTTTTCTTAGCCATAGGTCTGACCTTTTTACCGTATTTCGTTGTAGATGATTATGTGTTCAGAGACTGGCTATATCGAGCTTTAATCTTTCTAGTTATCTCTTGTCCTTGTGCTTTGGTAATATCCATTCCGCTGGGATATTTCGGTGGATTGGGTGCTGCATCTCGCAACGGAATCCTGTTTAAAGGCGCATCATTTTTGGATGCAATGACTAAGGTGAATACCGTGGTAATGGATAAAACCGGTACGGTTACAAAAGGAGTATTTAAAATTAAGGAAGTTGTAAATGATTCCGCTTTCGCGAAAGCGGACTTTATGAAATACCTAATGGCAATGGAAGAGCAATCTACACATCCCATCGCCAAAGCCATAATGGAATACAAAGCCGAAGGTGCCGACTATGATGCAACCGAAGTAACTGAAATCGCGGGAAAAGGATTGAAAGGAACCGTAAACGGAAAAACCGTGCTGGTAGGAAACATAGCTTTAATGACTTCAAATAGCATTGATGTCCCTTCAGAAACTGATACTATTGTGGAATCCATAGTAATGGTAGGAATAGATGGCAAATTTGCAGGTTACGTAACGATTGCAGATGAACTGAAGGAAGATGCCCATCAAGCGATTAAGCAAATTCGCGAGGCTGGTATTTCTAAAATCATAATGCTCTCTGGGGATAAAGATTCCATTACACAAAAAGTCGCCAAAGAATTAGGCATCGATTGGGCAAAAGGTGGTTTGTTGCCAGAAGATAAGCTCAACGAAGTAGAAAAACTCAAAGCACAACCAGATACAACAGTCGCTTTTATAGGCGATGGTATTAATGATGCACCTGTTCTGGCAGCAAGTGATGTTGGTATGGCAATGGGTGGTTTAGGAAGCGATGTTGCTATTGAGACTGCCGATGTGATTATTCAAAACGACCAACCTTCAAAGATTGCTCGCTCCATAAAAATAGGCCGTTCTACCAGAAGTATCGTTTGGCAAAATATTGTTTTAGCATTTGGCGTAAAAATTATAGTTCTCATTTTAGGAGCTGGTGGACTTGCCACAATGTGGGAAGCCGTTTTTGCAGACGTAGGTGTTGCCTTGCTTGCTATTTTAAATGCTGTCAGGTTGCAGAAAATGAAGTGGAACTAA
- a CDS encoding organic hydroperoxide resistance protein, with protein sequence MKTLYKATTNAKGGRKGQIKSEDGPLDLKLSVPKSMGGEGGDGTNPEQLFGAAYAACFGSAIQSVAKNEDVEINEEELNVAATISFNKDDDGFFLKAILDCYIPGVDIKTGEDLVEKAHEVCPFSKATRDNITVTLNLMIEE encoded by the coding sequence ATGAAAACATTATATAAGGCAACTACCAATGCAAAAGGTGGAAGAAAAGGACAGATAAAGTCAGAAGATGGGCCGTTAGATTTAAAATTATCAGTTCCAAAATCTATGGGAGGCGAAGGTGGAGACGGTACTAATCCTGAGCAATTATTTGGAGCAGCTTACGCAGCTTGTTTTGGCAGCGCTATTCAATCTGTGGCAAAAAATGAAGATGTTGAAATTAATGAAGAAGAGTTAAATGTAGCTGCTACCATTTCTTTTAATAAAGACGATGACGGTTTCTTTCTCAAGGCAATTTTAGATTGTTATATTCCTGGTGTGGACATTAAAACTGGAGAAGATTTAGTAGAGAAAGCTCATGAAGTGTGTCCTTTTAGTAAAGCTACAAGAGACAATATTACGGTGACATTAAATCTTATGATAGAAGAATAA
- a CDS encoding head GIN domain-containing protein: MEYYILSRKRTSAFIILINILMIGCNSENSTDCLQTDGKDIGYEVVVSFFDKLQLEDDIRVILKQGDEQSVFVQTGENIAPEIYVDVIEETLIMRNDNSCNIFRDYGKTVVTVTSPNISFIRQASSYPIMSDGTLSYPSLLIWSNTEPTRLLTDANKSGDVFLDLDVEILTISINGSSNFVLSGHADKALFVLSDEYPQLDAGDLIVNEISVKHVSAAKMIVHPIESLRGQVRATGDLISVNRPPVVEVEEFFTGQLIFEN, from the coding sequence ATGGAGTATTATATACTTTCGCGAAAGCGTACATCAGCTTTTATTATACTCATCAATATCTTGATGATAGGTTGTAATTCTGAAAATAGTACAGATTGTTTGCAAACAGACGGAAAAGACATTGGTTACGAAGTTGTAGTTTCATTTTTTGATAAATTGCAGCTAGAGGACGATATTCGCGTTATTTTAAAGCAAGGGGATGAGCAAAGTGTATTTGTTCAAACTGGTGAAAATATAGCTCCAGAAATTTATGTAGATGTTATAGAGGAGACTTTGATAATGAGAAATGATAATAGCTGCAATATTTTTAGAGATTATGGTAAAACAGTCGTCACAGTAACATCTCCCAATATATCTTTTATCAGACAAGCTTCTAGTTATCCCATTATGAGCGATGGCACATTAAGCTATCCTAGTCTACTTATATGGAGTAATACTGAACCTACCAGATTATTAACAGATGCTAATAAAAGTGGGGATGTTTTTTTAGATTTAGATGTAGAAATTTTAACGATAAGCATTAATGGCTCTAGCAATTTTGTATTATCAGGACATGCTGATAAAGCATTATTTGTTTTATCTGATGAGTACCCCCAACTAGACGCAGGAGATCTGATAGTAAATGAAATTTCAGTTAAACATGTAAGTGCTGCTAAAATGATAGTTCATCCTATTGAAAGTCTAAGAGGTCAGGTTCGAGCTACGGGAGATCTTATTTCTGTAAATAGACCTCCAGTTGTAGAAGTTGAAGAGTTTTTTACAGGGCAACTTATATTTGAAAATTAA
- a CDS encoding efflux RND transporter periplasmic adaptor subunit — translation MKTIKYIPVKTMLLALLLTSCGDSKTEDGHDEATHSETEKNHSEGETDEENHTEGEAKEVMLTQEQFVALQMEIDTLAQRNMSGYVEANGTLEVPPQNEANITTLAGANVASIEVIEGDEVKKNQAVAYLSHPSIIQIQSDYLNAYSNSLFLKQEYERQKRLYEAGVASGMNYQKATADYQASTAMVKGLEAQLRQYNINASGVRNGTIYQRVALRSPIAGVVEKVFIKTGQYVEPQTNLMEIVDTDHVHADLMVFEKDVDKVKKGQKVRFSIQSRPGKELEAEIYSVSQTFEQDPKAVHVHAEIENKEGGLIPGMYIKGKIEVDNQQTIALPESAVVTEAGKTYVFTAQREGDAWSFTPIEVMTGEKDGDWIAIRFFETPSPKTRFAFNNSYYLMAEMNKGDTEHSH, via the coding sequence ATGAAAACGATAAAATATATACCTGTTAAAACGATGCTACTAGCATTATTATTGACCAGTTGTGGCGACTCAAAAACTGAAGATGGCCACGATGAAGCCACCCATTCTGAAACAGAAAAAAACCATTCTGAAGGTGAAACTGATGAAGAAAACCATACCGAAGGCGAGGCTAAAGAAGTAATGCTTACGCAAGAACAGTTTGTAGCCTTACAAATGGAAATTGACACTCTTGCGCAGCGCAATATGAGCGGTTACGTAGAAGCAAACGGAACGCTTGAAGTGCCACCACAAAACGAAGCTAATATTACCACGCTTGCGGGAGCAAATGTGGCTTCCATAGAAGTAATTGAAGGCGACGAGGTTAAAAAAAATCAAGCGGTAGCATACCTCTCACATCCCAGTATTATACAGATACAGAGTGATTACCTAAATGCATACAGCAACAGTCTTTTTTTAAAACAAGAATACGAACGTCAAAAAAGACTTTATGAAGCTGGCGTGGCATCTGGTATGAATTATCAAAAGGCCACCGCAGACTATCAGGCATCTACGGCAATGGTAAAAGGCCTTGAAGCGCAATTGCGACAGTACAACATCAATGCAAGTGGCGTGCGCAATGGTACGATTTACCAGCGTGTGGCATTACGCAGTCCCATTGCAGGTGTTGTAGAAAAGGTATTTATAAAAACTGGGCAGTATGTAGAGCCACAGACCAATCTGATGGAAATAGTAGACACAGACCACGTACACGCAGATTTAATGGTTTTTGAAAAAGATGTAGATAAAGTAAAGAAAGGACAAAAAGTGCGCTTTAGTATTCAATCGCGTCCAGGAAAAGAACTGGAAGCCGAAATTTATTCAGTCAGCCAGACCTTCGAACAAGATCCCAAAGCAGTGCACGTTCACGCTGAAATTGAGAACAAAGAAGGCGGTCTTATACCTGGAATGTATATAAAAGGTAAAATTGAAGTTGACAACCAGCAGACTATAGCACTACCAGAAAGTGCCGTAGTTACAGAAGCTGGAAAGACGTATGTATTTACAGCGCAAAGGGAAGGCGATGCGTGGAGTTTTACACCCATAGAAGTTATGACTGGCGAAAAAGATGGTGACTGGATAGCGATACGTTTTTTTGAAACCCCAAGTCCAAAAACACGTTTTGCATTTAATAATTCCTATTACCTTATGGCAGAAATGAACAAAGGCGATACAGAACACTCACATTAG